A stretch of the Poseidonibacter parvus genome encodes the following:
- a CDS encoding Sua5 YciO YrdC YwlC family protein — MDSSLVYLVQTDTTVGFSSSNHEKLSDVKQRPRSKKILHTVDSFKTLQKHTRIPKKYRKEVRRASLTTYIYPNQKSFRVINKNSSFYEFIHKFGILYSTSANKTGKNFEYNFAKEHSDIIIEDKNNFFESSASKIIKITKSTKYTIR; from the coding sequence ATGGATTCATCACTAGTTTATCTAGTTCAAACTGATACAACTGTTGGCTTCTCATCTTCAAACCATGAAAAGCTTTCAGATGTAAAGCAAAGACCAAGAAGTAAAAAAATACTTCATACGGTTGACTCTTTTAAAACTCTACAAAAACATACACGAATTCCTAAAAAATATAGAAAAGAAGTACGACGAGCATCTTTAACTACATATATTTACCCAAATCAAAAATCTTTTAGAGTAATAAATAAAAACAGTTCTTTTTATGAGTTTATACATAAGTTTGGTATTCTTTATTCCACTTCTGCAAATAAAACTGGTAAAAATTTTGAATATAACTTCGCAAAAGAACATTCTGATATAATAATAGAAGACAAAAATAATTTTTTTGAGTCCTCCGCTTCAAAAATTATTAAAATAACTAAGAGTACTAAATATACTATTAGATAG
- a CDS encoding ATP-binding protein — MFLYREKEISLLKEDFNKPRSSMNFIFGRRRVGKTSLINEYVRNKQTLHLVCFETMSSLLIKEFQKNINTFFNIDETINTKTFEELFAYLSEMKIDSKTIIVFENIQELIKIDKDFLINLNNYWNKYLSKMNIQLIITSSLLPNDFDNLLISKKVDNKIKLKSLSFNVIKEYFPNLDKNETMYLFTAFGTNPEYLKLYDVKKDFISNIKNTCLSFDASLYNEGMNIIKKDLGEAATYCSILYAISIGNNKIGDIADCLNLKSSYLTRYMQKLLDLMLINKVVPLTQTANKSKFGRYEIEDNFLKFWFCYVYTNINSINSNNINNVISYIEQDFSKRLVSSAYKKYFYELLEDENSQFFNYEPIKIGSWWNNKDIEFDFVAYDSKTITFIDCKWDKNEGIENDYKKLEIKAQEFDTQLERKYEIF; from the coding sequence ATGTTTTTGTACAGAGAAAAAGAAATTAGTCTTTTAAAAGAAGACTTTAATAAACCTCGGTCTAGTATGAATTTCATTTTTGGAAGAAGAAGAGTTGGAAAAACTTCTTTAATAAATGAATATGTAAGAAATAAACAGACATTACACTTAGTTTGCTTTGAAACTATGAGTTCTTTATTAATAAAAGAGTTTCAAAAAAATATTAATACTTTTTTTAATATTGATGAAACGATTAATACTAAAACTTTTGAAGAATTATTTGCTTACTTATCAGAAATGAAAATTGATTCAAAAACAATTATTGTTTTTGAAAATATTCAAGAGCTTATAAAAATAGATAAAGATTTTTTGATTAATTTAAATAATTATTGGAATAAATATCTTAGTAAAATGAATATTCAACTAATAATTACTTCTTCACTTTTACCAAATGATTTTGATAATTTACTAATTTCAAAAAAAGTAGATAATAAAATTAAACTAAAATCATTAAGCTTTAATGTAATAAAAGAATATTTTCCAAACTTAGATAAAAATGAAACAATGTACTTATTTACAGCATTTGGAACTAACCCTGAATACCTTAAGTTATACGATGTCAAGAAAGATTTTATTTCAAATATTAAAAATACCTGTTTAAGTTTTGATGCATCATTATATAATGAAGGTATGAATATTATCAAGAAAGATTTAGGTGAAGCAGCTACGTATTGTTCAATATTATATGCTATTTCAATAGGTAATAATAAAATTGGTGACATAGCTGATTGTTTAAACCTGAAATCTTCATATCTTACAAGATATATGCAAAAACTTTTAGATTTGATGTTAATAAACAAAGTAGTACCTTTAACTCAAACAGCAAATAAAAGTAAATTTGGAAGATATGAAATTGAAGATAATTTCTTAAAGTTTTGGTTTTGTTATGTGTATACTAATATAAATAGTATCAATTCAAACAATATAAATAATGTAATTAGTTATATAGAACAAGACTTTTCTAAAAGACTTGTATCCTCTGCATATAAAAAATATTTTTATGAATTATTGGAAGATGAAAATTCACAATTTTTTAATTATGAACCTATAAAAATTGGTTCTTGGTGGAATAATAAAGATATTGAATTTGATTTTGTAGCTTATGATTCAAAAACTATCACTTTTATTGATTGTAAATGGGATAAAAACGAAGGCATTGAAAATGATTATAAAAAGCTAGAAATCAAAGCTCAAGAATTTGATACACAATTAGAAAGAAAATATGAAATATTCTAA
- the aroB gene encoding 3-dehydroquinate synthase — MTVKINLPHDNSYEIFIDKLNELYFDTKVVIVTNPTVSGFHLEYLKSKLNAKELSICTIPDGEQYKHMETIESILEHCFTKRLDRKSLLVAFGGGVIGDMTGFAASIYQRGIDFVQIPTTLLSQVDASVGGKTGINNKFGKNLIGAFHQPNAVYIDPSMLKTLPKREFGAGVAEIVKMAVTFNKEFFEWLEQNDINKEENLKIAIQKSVETKAYVVSQDEKEHGIRAALNYGHTFGHVVENETNYNTYLHGEAVGIGMMMANEVSVKLGLMSKEDALRVKRLLEVYDIPTSYKIKDVEDFYEHFFLDKKSLDNKIKFILARGIGDCLITDETSKEDIIKVLKGFSRD; from the coding sequence ATGACTGTAAAAATTAATTTACCCCACGATAATTCTTATGAAATCTTTATTGATAAACTAAACGAACTATATTTTGATACAAAAGTTGTAATTGTTACAAACCCAACTGTTAGTGGCTTTCACTTAGAATACTTAAAAAGTAAATTAAATGCTAAAGAGCTTAGTATTTGTACTATTCCTGATGGTGAACAATATAAGCATATGGAAACAATTGAATCAATACTAGAGCATTGTTTTACAAAAAGATTAGATAGAAAATCTTTACTTGTAGCTTTTGGTGGTGGTGTTATTGGTGATATGACAGGTTTTGCAGCATCTATTTATCAAAGAGGTATTGATTTTGTACAAATTCCTACTACACTTTTATCTCAAGTTGATGCAAGTGTTGGTGGGAAAACTGGTATTAATAATAAATTTGGAAAAAACTTAATAGGTGCTTTTCACCAACCAAATGCTGTTTATATCGATCCTTCAATGTTAAAAACACTTCCAAAAAGAGAGTTTGGTGCAGGTGTTGCAGAAATTGTAAAAATGGCAGTTACTTTTAACAAAGAGTTCTTTGAGTGGTTAGAGCAAAATGATATTAACAAAGAAGAAAATCTAAAAATTGCAATTCAAAAATCTGTTGAAACAAAAGCTTATGTAGTTTCTCAAGATGAAAAAGAGCATGGAATTAGAGCTGCTTTAAACTATGGACATACTTTTGGTCATGTTGTTGAAAATGAAACAAATTATAATACATACTTACATGGTGAAGCTGTTGGTATTGGTATGATGATGGCAAATGAAGTTTCTGTTAAACTAGGACTAATGAGCAAAGAAGATGCTTTAAGAGTAAAAAGATTACTAGAAGTTTATGATATTCCTACTAGTTACAAAATTAAAGATGTAGAAGATTTTTATGAGCATTTCTTTTTAGATAAAAAATCTCTAGATAATAAAATTAAGTTTATTTTAGCACGTGGAATTGGTGATTGTTTAATTACAGATGAGACAAGTAAAGAAGATATTATAAAAGTTTTAAAAGGTTTCTCACGTGATTAA
- a CDS encoding mechanosensitive ion channel family protein produces the protein MIKNFLLALVFSISLYGENNAIGNIDTIDTKDKAEVKQIEQDIIKEKFDEAQKEQKEKELRELEEQKSKEIDMQNLAKINILLAKIEKIKLELRNNILLKRYSNYISYRKISTELAVLKKSLTKKKDVDEEEIYQLHNKIRVKENELELIEEYKGSPIGGFINPPEIEKYDHITNPFGIINALSQIKKLEDNKNRFKSLEENISDLTIKLDDELFLYLELFNLEQRSDYKEEITFLDKQKKDFNMVLEIVSTTEEVYTRKIEQVILEIKNQISQQIQKILIIFTIIVVLSFLAFLVKLALKKYFSQNESYYMTNKIINFTVVFLIVMVLMFSYIDNVSYLVTILGFASAGIAIALKDWFMSIFGWMVIVTSGSIQVGDRIKVNRNGVEAVGDVLDISLFKITIREDITYTSYTVNRRTGRIFFIPNNYIFSEMIANYTHSGLRTVWDGIDITITFDSNHKKAQKISRDILKHYSKGYTDITRKQLSKMRSKYQLRATGVEPRVFTFVEPYGIVISGWYLTNSYAALQLRSTMSPEILEAFMKEDDIHIAYPTQQINMNNTDNHYGPSRSKRPKPEELEDI, from the coding sequence GTGATTAAAAATTTTTTATTAGCACTTGTATTTTCAATATCTTTATATGGTGAAAATAATGCGATTGGTAATATTGATACTATTGATACAAAAGATAAAGCAGAAGTTAAACAAATTGAACAAGATATTATAAAAGAAAAATTTGATGAAGCACAAAAAGAACAAAAAGAAAAAGAATTAAGAGAATTAGAAGAACAAAAATCAAAAGAAATTGATATGCAAAATCTTGCAAAAATTAATATTCTTCTTGCAAAAATAGAAAAAATAAAACTAGAATTAAGAAACAATATTCTTTTGAAAAGATATTCAAACTATATTTCATACAGAAAAATATCTACTGAACTTGCAGTTTTAAAGAAAAGCTTAACAAAAAAGAAAGATGTAGATGAAGAAGAAATCTATCAACTTCATAATAAAATTAGAGTAAAAGAAAATGAGCTTGAATTAATTGAAGAATATAAAGGGTCACCTATTGGTGGTTTTATCAATCCTCCTGAGATTGAAAAATATGACCACATAACAAATCCTTTTGGAATTATAAACGCACTTTCTCAGATTAAAAAACTTGAAGATAATAAAAATAGATTTAAAAGTTTAGAAGAAAATATTAGTGATTTAACAATTAAACTTGATGATGAACTTTTTCTTTATTTAGAACTTTTTAATTTAGAGCAAAGAAGTGACTATAAAGAAGAAATTACTTTTCTAGATAAGCAAAAAAAAGACTTTAACATGGTTTTAGAAATTGTTTCAACTACTGAAGAAGTTTATACAAGAAAAATTGAACAAGTAATTTTAGAAATTAAAAACCAAATATCACAACAAATTCAAAAAATATTAATAATCTTTACAATTATAGTTGTTTTATCTTTTTTAGCATTTTTAGTAAAACTTGCACTTAAAAAATACTTCTCACAAAATGAGAGTTATTACATGACAAATAAAATAATCAACTTTACAGTTGTATTTTTAATTGTAATGGTTTTAATGTTTTCATATATTGATAATGTTTCATATCTTGTTACAATCCTTGGATTTGCATCTGCAGGTATTGCTATTGCTTTAAAAGATTGGTTTATGTCAATTTTTGGATGGATGGTAATAGTTACTTCTGGTTCAATTCAAGTAGGGGATAGAATTAAAGTAAATAGAAATGGTGTTGAAGCTGTTGGAGATGTTTTAGATATTTCACTATTTAAAATAACAATTAGAGAAGATATTACTTATACATCATATACAGTAAATAGAAGAACAGGAAGAATTTTCTTTATTCCTAATAACTATATTTTCTCAGAAATGATTGCAAACTACACTCATTCAGGTCTAAGAACTGTATGGGATGGTATTGATATTACAATTACTTTTGATTCAAACCATAAAAAAGCACAAAAAATTTCAAGAGATATTTTAAAGCATTATTCTAAAGGTTATACAGATATAACAAGAAAACAATTAAGTAAAATGAGAAGTAAATACCAGTTACGTGCTACTGGAGTAGAGCCACGAGTATTTACTTTTGTTGAACCTTATGGAATTGTAATTTCAGGATGGTATCTTACAAACTCTTATGCTGCTTTACAATTAAGAAGTACTATGAGTCCAGAAATATTAGAAGCATTTATGAAAGAAGATGATATTCATATTGCTTATCCAACTCAACAAATTAATATGAATAATACAGATAATCATTATGGTCCATCACGATCAAAAAGACCTAAACCAGAAGAATTAGAAGATATATAG
- the mtaB gene encoding tRNA (N(6)-L-threonylcarbamoyladenosine(37)-C(2))-methylthiotransferase MtaB, with protein sequence MNFTKDKQKVYFKTFGCRTNVFDTQVMMSNLKDFDITQEEKDADVVVINSCTVTNGADSTARGYINGLKKLPKDPRVVFTGCGVWTKGESLFKEEKVDALFGHSEKEKINELLQKEDRFFQAGDLEHLDNTIVEEFVGKSRAFIKIQEGCDFRCSYCIIPHVRGDARSYSEDKILEQVETLASNGFGEFILTGTNVGSYGKKQHTSLAKLLKKMSKIKGVRRIRMGSIEPIQIDDEFKELVNEPFMAKHLHIALQHTSKDMLKLMNRRNKVLSDLELFEFLKENGYALGTDFIVGHPGETDELWKEAMTNLHKFPLTHIHAFTYSKRDGTPSATMKPEVRGDVAKLRYNELTKIIEDKNLNFRKDNNKTLEILIEQEKNGKYIGLDQHFNQIEIESSVDLVGDWIFIDDYEVKAKNNVAKFR encoded by the coding sequence ATGAATTTTACAAAAGATAAACAAAAAGTATATTTTAAAACATTTGGATGTAGAACAAATGTATTTGATACACAAGTTATGATGAGTAATCTAAAAGATTTTGATATTACTCAAGAAGAAAAAGATGCAGATGTAGTTGTTATAAACTCTTGTACTGTTACAAATGGAGCAGATAGTACTGCACGTGGATATATAAATGGTCTTAAAAAACTTCCAAAAGATCCAAGAGTTGTATTTACTGGTTGTGGAGTTTGGACAAAGGGTGAAAGCTTATTTAAAGAAGAAAAAGTTGATGCACTATTTGGACATTCTGAGAAAGAAAAAATCAATGAGCTTTTACAAAAAGAAGATAGGTTCTTTCAAGCAGGAGATTTAGAACATTTAGATAATACTATTGTTGAAGAGTTTGTTGGAAAAAGTAGGGCTTTTATTAAAATTCAAGAAGGTTGTGACTTTAGATGTTCATACTGTATTATTCCTCATGTTCGTGGTGATGCAAGATCTTACAGCGAAGATAAGATTTTAGAACAGGTTGAAACATTAGCTTCAAATGGTTTTGGAGAGTTTATTTTAACAGGAACAAATGTAGGTTCTTATGGAAAGAAACAGCACACATCATTAGCAAAACTTTTAAAGAAAATGTCTAAAATAAAAGGTGTTAGAAGAATTAGAATGGGAAGTATTGAACCTATTCAAATTGACGATGAGTTCAAAGAATTAGTAAATGAGCCATTTATGGCAAAACATCTTCATATTGCATTACAACATACTTCAAAGGATATGTTAAAACTAATGAATAGAAGAAATAAAGTTCTTTCAGACTTAGAACTATTTGAATTTTTAAAAGAGAATGGTTATGCCTTAGGAACTGATTTTATTGTTGGACATCCAGGTGAAACTGATGAATTATGGAAAGAAGCTATGACTAATCTTCATAAATTTCCATTAACACATATACATGCATTTACATACTCAAAAAGAGATGGAACACCAAGTGCAACAATGAAACCTGAAGTAAGAGGTGATGTTGCAAAATTACGATATAACGAATTAACAAAAATTATTGAAGATAAAAATTTAAATTTTAGAAAAGATAATAATAAAACTTTAGAAATTTTAATAGAACAAGAAAAAAATGGAAAATATATAGGTTTAGATCAGCATTTCAATCAAATCGAAATAGAATCTTCTGTTGATTTAGTAGGAGATTGGATCTTTATAGATGACTATGAAGTAAAGGCTAAAAACAATGTCGCAAAATTCAGATAA
- a CDS encoding AAA family ATPase — translation MSQNSDNKVLDKNFKLMAMSAVVLLILFVYTLYKGGSHIEGGSYYLGIGFLFILLFVALIVKMKQDKLKEYFNKNKKNSAFGTQLEQSKANASNEDLNTNIHAVNSNVTFKDVAGIKEIKEELEEVVDFLNEPQKYLKHGVKLPKGVILVGPPGVGKTLIARAVAGEADVPFFYQSGASFVQIYVGMGAKKVRELFAKAKQNAPAIVFIDEIDAVGKKRSGTSNDERESTLNELLTQMDGFEGDSGVIVMAATNKVEVLDEALLRAGRFDRRVHVGLPNIEDRKKILELYLDGKNHEINIEQLSIDTTGFSSAALSTLINEALLNMIKRKSKILDSDDIEIAKNKLQFGKKQIKILDEKQKEILSIYQASKAFISKTKVSLFDESIEKISATYPSYHELCENIKRDLAGFIGVEVIKKEKYAINHKDLEDADTLADEIVNKYKMSNSKEELLNNIKNDLRAELSHNADEINRLKEIMLKNEVITTNDI, via the coding sequence ATGTCGCAAAATTCAGATAACAAAGTACTCGATAAAAATTTTAAATTAATGGCAATGTCTGCTGTTGTATTATTAATATTATTTGTATATACACTATATAAAGGTGGTTCACATATTGAAGGTGGGTCTTATTATTTAGGAATTGGTTTCTTATTTATTTTACTTTTTGTTGCATTAATAGTGAAAATGAAACAAGATAAATTAAAAGAATATTTTAATAAAAATAAAAAGAATTCTGCATTTGGTACACAACTAGAACAATCAAAAGCTAATGCTTCAAATGAAGATTTAAATACAAATATTCATGCTGTAAACTCAAATGTAACATTTAAAGATGTTGCAGGAATTAAAGAAATCAAAGAAGAGCTAGAAGAAGTAGTTGATTTTTTAAATGAGCCTCAAAAGTATTTAAAACATGGTGTAAAACTTCCAAAAGGTGTAATTTTAGTTGGACCTCCTGGTGTTGGTAAAACTTTAATAGCACGTGCTGTTGCAGGTGAAGCTGATGTACCATTCTTTTATCAAAGTGGTGCTTCTTTTGTGCAAATTTATGTGGGAATGGGTGCTAAAAAAGTAAGAGAATTATTCGCAAAAGCCAAGCAAAATGCACCTGCTATTGTATTTATTGATGAAATAGATGCTGTTGGTAAAAAAAGAAGTGGAACTTCAAATGATGAAAGAGAATCTACACTAAACGAGCTATTAACTCAAATGGATGGTTTTGAAGGTGATAGTGGTGTTATTGTTATGGCTGCAACTAATAAAGTTGAAGTACTAGATGAAGCACTTTTAAGAGCTGGAAGATTTGATAGACGTGTTCATGTTGGTCTTCCAAATATTGAAGATAGAAAAAAGATTTTAGAATTATATTTAGATGGTAAAAATCATGAAATAAATATTGAGCAATTATCAATTGACACTACAGGTTTTAGTTCAGCTGCCTTGTCTACACTTATTAATGAAGCTTTATTAAATATGATAAAAAGAAAATCTAAAATATTAGATAGTGATGATATTGAAATAGCAAAAAACAAACTTCAGTTTGGTAAAAAACAAATTAAAATATTAGATGAAAAACAAAAAGAAATTCTATCTATTTATCAAGCATCAAAGGCTTTTATTTCAAAAACAAAAGTTTCATTATTTGATGAAAGTATAGAAAAAATATCTGCTACATATCCGTCTTATCATGAACTTTGTGAGAATATCAAAAGGGATTTAGCTGGTTTTATTGGTGTTGAAGTAATAAAAAAAGAAAAATACGCAATCAATCATAAAGATTTAGAAGATGCAGATACTTTAGCTGATGAAATTGTAAATAAATACAAAATGTCAAATTCAAAAGAAGAATTATTAAACAATATTAAAAATGATTTAAGAGCTGAATTATCACATAATGCAGATGAAATAAATAGATTAAAAGAAATTATGCTTAAAAATGAGGTTATAACGACTAATGATATCTAA
- the bioV gene encoding pimelyl-ACP methyl ester esterase BioV — MISKTYFSGFCLENEEELFSEYIIKNDFTVSGFSYGAIKAFEEVLSSKQRVDKLQLFSPAFFQEQDEKFKRMQLMFFKKDANAYCANFLENIAYPSNIDCSKYFVQGNYEQLDELINYEWSEDKLEQLERKGTKIEVFLGADDKICDSLKAKDFFAKYASVYYIKNVGHILNK, encoded by the coding sequence ATGATATCTAAGACTTATTTTTCAGGTTTTTGCTTAGAAAATGAAGAAGAGCTTTTTAGTGAATATATCATTAAAAATGATTTTACAGTTTCAGGCTTTTCTTATGGAGCTATAAAAGCTTTTGAAGAAGTTTTATCTTCAAAGCAAAGAGTTGATAAGTTACAACTTTTTTCACCTGCTTTTTTTCAAGAGCAAGATGAAAAATTTAAAAGAATGCAATTAATGTTTTTTAAAAAAGATGCAAATGCTTATTGTGCTAATTTCTTAGAAAATATTGCCTACCCAAGTAATATTGATTGTAGTAAATATTTTGTTCAAGGAAATTATGAACAATTAGATGAACTAATTAATTATGAATGGTCTGAAGATAAATTAGAACAATTAGAAAGAAAAGGCACAAAAATAGAAGTATTTTTAGGTGCTGATGATAAAATATGTGATTCTTTAAAAGCAAAAGATTTTTTTGCTAAATATGCAAGCGTTTATTACATAAAAAATGTAGGACATATATTAAATAAGTAA
- the mog gene encoding molybdopterin adenylyltransferase: MNEKKAKIGIITASDRASKGIYEDLSGRAIIDTMNDYLTSPWEEVYRCIEDDQKTLEETMKDLVDNEGCCLVVTTGGTGPAARDVTPEATEAVCDRMMPGFGELMRAESLKFVPTAILSRQTAGLRGSSLIVNLPGKPKSIRECLDAVFPAIPYCIDLMEGPFLVCNEDVIKPFRPKAK, translated from the coding sequence ATGAATGAAAAAAAAGCAAAAATAGGAATAATAACAGCAAGTGATAGAGCAAGTAAAGGAATTTATGAAGATTTATCTGGACGTGCAATTATAGATACAATGAATGATTATTTAACTTCACCTTGGGAAGAAGTTTATAGATGTATTGAAGATGACCAAAAAACTTTAGAAGAAACAATGAAAGACTTAGTTGACAATGAAGGATGTTGTTTAGTAGTGACTACTGGTGGAACAGGACCAGCAGCTAGAGATGTAACTCCAGAAGCTACAGAAGCTGTGTGTGATAGAATGATGCCAGGGTTTGGTGAATTAATGCGTGCAGAATCATTAAAATTTGTTCCAACTGCTATTTTATCAAGACAAACAGCAGGTTTAAGAGGAAGTTCATTAATAGTAAATCTTCCAGGAAAACCTAAATCAATTAGGGAGTGTTTAGATGCAGTTTTTCCTGCAATTCCATATTGTATTGATTTAATGGAAGGTCCATTTTTAGTTTGTAATGAAGATGTAATTAAACCTTTTAGACCAAAAGCAAAATAA
- a CDS encoding endonuclease MutS2, with protein sequence MQDIIKKLDLADYLESFSNFLARKKSIILEGDINLHHKLINELGKFDVKAPNEVANLDTALMHIQKQGVLKVDEIIEFTKIIKYFNYLKRFSFDGKLQEWIDKIIIPNDITNICDYFDDRSKLKDGVNEQFDSIKYAISSNKEEIKQSLYRTINNQKVRSYLVDSQVHYINGEESLLVRGGFNHVLKAQVINRSNAGFFYVLPHSVSSLKQKQNDLVNKQEEILLKICKQISSTFEKNLMFLKFINKEFDRFDHYQARLFFAKVNDKNFIIPSKKNINKLVDFSHPALHDAKPISIDFSKSVVMITGVNAGGKTMMLKSILSAVLLSKYLIPYNAHQDTTIGNFKSINAVLDDPQSVKNDISTFAGRMQEFSKLFTSKNAIVGVDEIELGTDSDEAASLFKVIIEELISKDIKIIITTHHKRLAALMASNDDVELIAALYDEENRLPTYEFLQGTIGKSYAFETASRYGIPNNVVKKAKEVYGDDKDKLNELIERSSELEKEYKLKIEKLNNEISKMEKLSRNLSEQKETLDEHIYSEKSKLHKEYKDARDEAKKAIKAKLVGESHQHLNIAHKKASDIKTTKVQEAVELKVGDRVKYRSTKGVLVSIKGAKAFIENDMGMKVQVKLADLQKSGNPPKLKKKPIKATVTVQKPSGGHVKLDLHGQRSDEAIANLDKFLSDALIAGFDEVLVYHGIGTGKLSFAVKQFLDSHPRVEGYTDAHPSQGGFGAKVIKL encoded by the coding sequence ATGCAAGATATTATAAAAAAATTAGATTTAGCAGATTATTTAGAATCTTTTTCAAATTTTTTAGCTAGAAAAAAATCAATAATCTTGGAAGGAGATATTAATCTTCATCATAAACTAATAAATGAACTTGGTAAATTTGATGTTAAAGCTCCCAACGAAGTTGCTAATTTAGATACTGCATTAATGCATATTCAAAAGCAGGGTGTTTTAAAAGTTGATGAGATTATTGAGTTTACGAAGATAATCAAATATTTTAATTATTTAAAAAGATTTAGCTTTGATGGTAAACTTCAAGAATGGATTGATAAGATTATAATACCAAATGATATTACAAATATTTGTGATTATTTTGATGATAGGTCAAAATTAAAAGATGGTGTTAATGAGCAATTTGATTCAATTAAATATGCAATTTCATCAAATAAAGAAGAAATAAAACAAAGTTTATATAGAACAATTAATAACCAAAAAGTTAGATCTTACTTAGTTGATTCTCAAGTTCATTACATAAATGGAGAAGAATCATTGCTTGTTCGTGGTGGGTTTAATCATGTTTTAAAAGCACAAGTAATAAATAGATCAAATGCAGGTTTCTTTTATGTTTTACCTCATAGTGTAAGTTCATTAAAACAAAAACAAAATGATTTAGTAAATAAACAAGAAGAAATACTTTTAAAAATTTGTAAGCAAATTTCATCAACTTTTGAAAAAAATTTAATGTTTTTAAAATTTATAAATAAAGAGTTTGATAGATTTGATCATTACCAAGCAAGACTATTTTTTGCAAAAGTAAATGATAAAAACTTCATAATTCCAAGTAAAAAAAACATAAATAAATTAGTAGATTTCTCACATCCAGCACTTCATGATGCAAAGCCTATTAGTATTGATTTTTCTAAATCAGTTGTAATGATTACAGGAGTAAATGCTGGTGGTAAAACAATGATGTTAAAATCAATTTTATCAGCTGTTTTACTCTCAAAATATCTTATTCCATATAATGCTCATCAAGATACAACAATAGGAAACTTTAAAAGTATAAATGCCGTTTTAGATGACCCTCAAAGTGTAAAAAATGATATTTCAACCTTTGCAGGAAGAATGCAAGAATTCTCTAAATTATTTACTAGTAAAAATGCAATTGTTGGTGTTGATGAAATTGAGCTTGGAACTGATTCTGATGAAGCAGCTTCTTTATTTAAAGTAATTATCGAAGAGTTAATTAGTAAAGATATTAAAATTATTATTACAACACACCATAAAAGACTAGCAGCGCTTATGGCTTCAAATGATGATGTTGAACTAATTGCTGCACTTTATGATGAAGAAAATAGATTACCTACTTATGAGTTTTTACAAGGAACTATTGGAAAATCTTATGCATTTGAAACAGCTTCAAGATATGGAATTCCAAATAATGTAGTTAAAAAAGCAAAAGAAGTTTATGGTGATGATAAAGATAAACTAAATGAGTTAATTGAAAGAAGTTCTGAGCTTGAAAAAGAGTACAAACTTAAGATTGAAAAACTTAATAATGAAATATCAAAAATGGAAAAATTATCAAGAAACTTAAGTGAGCAAAAAGAGACTTTAGATGAGCATATATATTCAGAGAAGTCAAAACTACATAAAGAGTATAAAGATGCACGGGATGAAGCTAAAAAAGCTATTAAAGCTAAATTAGTAGGAGAATCACATCAGCATTTAAATATTGCTCATAAAAAAGCAAGTGATATTAAAACTACAAAAGTTCAAGAAGCTGTTGAGTTAAAAGTAGGGGATAGAGTAAAATATAGAAGTACTAAAGGTGTTCTTGTTTCAATAAAAGGTGCTAAAGCGTTTATTGAAAATGATATGGGAATGAAAGTACAAGTTAAATTAGCTGATTTACAAAAATCAGGAAATCCTCCAAAACTAAAAAAGAAACCTATTAAAGCAACTGTAACAGTTCAAAAACCCTCAGGTGGGCATGTTAAATTAGATTTACATGGACAAAGAAGTGATGAAGCAATAGCAAATCTTGATAAGTTTTTATCGGATGCACTAATAGCAGGTTTTGATGAAGTTTTAGTTTATCATGGAATTGGAACTGGAAAGTTATCATTTGCTGTTAAACAGTTTTTAGATTCTCATCCAAGAGTTGAAGGGTATACAGATGCACATCCAAGTCAAGGTGGCTTTGGTGCAAAAGTTATAAAGCTTTAA